GACTTTTACCCACCAGATGATCCGTCTGTTTATCGTAGAGCAACTTTACCGTGCTGATCAGATACTACAGGGAAAACCTTATCATAACGATTAAAGAAAGAAGCTCTCAAGAATGTCATTCTGACGAAGGAAGAATCTCATTGATAACCAAAAGGATGAGATTCTTCACTACATTTCATTTCGTTCAGAATAACAAAAGCCAAATAATTTGACTTTTGAGCCAACTTATCTCTATTTCAAACTGATTTGTCTCTTTGCTTCTCCTACGACGAATGCCACGGAGTTCGCAATATTAAAACTCCTGATAAGTTTCGACATAGGAATTGTTAAATGGTTTTCAAAACGGTCCAGAACCTCTTTGCTTAAACCTACACTTTCCTTTCCGAAAACCAGCCAGTCTCCATCCTGAAAATCAGTTTCCAGATATGACTTTTCAGCATGTGAGCTCATTAGAAAAACGCGTGACTGATCAGGAATCGTTTTAACCCATTCATCAACATCCGCATATTCAGAAACATCGAGGTGTACCCAATAATCTAATCCCGAACGCTTCAGATTTTTATCATTAATTACAAATCCAAACGGATGAATCAGGTGTAATCTGCTTTCGGTTCCTACACACAGCCTTCCGATATTTCCTGTATTATTAGGTATTTCAGGTTCTACAAGAACAATATTCAACATCTCTCTATCTCTTTATTCGTTTTTTAAACTGTTAGGTAAGGATTTATTTAAATGATGGGGTGCTATTATTTATTTCTTGATACATTTAGCGTAAACATCCGTCAATACCGCTTTTTCATACCCAAGAGTTACTGCTTTATCGAAATTTTCGCAGGCTTCCTTAAGTTTGGAAGTATCCATCAGAATCATGGCTTTGCTCACATAAGACTGAGCAAATTTAGGATCTATAGAGATCGCTTTGTTGGCATCTGCAAGAGCTTCCTTATATTTTTTCATTTTAAAATAAACATCTGCCCTCCCGTTATAAAGCAATGATTCCGGTTTTTCGGCAAGAAGTTTATTATAATCTTTTAAAGCGCCATCCAGATCGCCATTATTTTTTTTCAGATTGGCCAATCCTGTTTTTGCAAAAAGATTATCAGGAGCAAAGGTCAGAATCTGATTAAGGTCTTTGATAGCAAGATCTTTTTTTCCCTGACTGTCATAAATTTTGGAACGCGTAAGATATAAATCCGGAGTTTCAGCATTCACCTGAAGTCCCTTTTCTATATACTCCAATGCTTTTATTTTATTTCCTTTCTGACTGTAAAGTGATGAGAGATTTGCATATACGGAAACCGACATAGGATTTGCTTTCAGTGCAGATTCGTAGGATTTAAAAGCCTGGGTCGTTTTTCCAAGTCTTCTCTGGGCTGTACCAAGGTAGTCGTAATATTCCGATTGAAATTTTTGAATCTGTTCTTTCTCTGCCAGTTTTAAATACTGCTCTTCAGCACATTTATAGTCGGCTTTGTTAAAACATTCTTCAGCCAGTTTTTTATCCTGGGCATAAGAACTAATAAAGAAACAGAGGGAAGTTACTGCTAATAAAGTTTTTTTCATGAAGTTATAGTTTGTTTGTTGATGACTTTTTTGGCGAGTGCACCAAATATCACTCCCAATAAAGATCCAACAAACGCCCCCACCAAAATATCTATCGGGAAATGCACTCCTAAATATATACGGCTGTAGGAAACTACTATAGCCCACACAAATATAGCATATGGAAACCATTTAAGTTTATTTTTTAATAAAATACTTAAAAAGGAAGCCAAAAAGAATGTATTGGAAGCATGAGCAGAATAAAAGCCAAACTGTCCGCCACATTTCACGATTCTCATGTGATGTTCCAGCGTAGGATCATGACAGGGTCTCAGCCTTGCCACACCATACTTGAAAACGCTGGCCAACTGGTCAGAAACCGTTGCCCCAATAGCCAAAAATATAAGGATAAAAACTAAAGATCTTAGTTTATGATTTTTGTATAAAAAATAAAGAAATATAATGTATAGAGGCACCCAGATCCAGGTACTTGAAATCAACATCCAAAACTGATCGAAGGATGAATCTCCTAGATTATTAAGGTAAAGAAATACCTTCTTATCTTCCTGAATAATTTCCTCCATAGATTATCTGCTTACAGGTCCTTCATAAGTCTCATCATCTGCCGGCTTCGGTTTTGGAGGCTCATTAGAAGCTACAGAAGTAGGTTCTGTCAGAATATCTTTCTTGATATCATTCATCGGGTTGAAATCCTTTGCAGCATCTTTTACCTTTTCAATCTCACGTTTGATTTCAGAAACAGGATTATCTGTTTCCTTCATGATTTCTGTTTTAATATCTTCCACTGCTCCACGCATTTTTCTAACGCCTGCACCTAGGTCACGCGCAATCTGAGGCAGTTTATCCGGACCGAATAATACAACGATTGCAATGGCAATGAGTGCCATTTCTCCAATGCTTAATTCCATGGCGTAAAATTACAAAAGATTATTGCATTTATGGACTGTAAACTAAAAATTTAAACAAATTTTAAGATTTTATAAAGTTCTAGCGGTTCGGGTTACGAGGTTTATTTTGTTGCGAGTTGTTTGGTGGCGAGTTTTTGATGTTGGTACGAGTTTCAAATTTATTTTGTTACGAGGTAAGAGTTGCCTGATTGAGCGTTATTTTGTTGCTGGTTGTTTTTGCTGCTCGTTAGCTCAAAACCTTAAACTCTCTAGTCCCTATAACCTGCTGCCTAATATCTGCCACCTCCTACCTACTAATTAACAAATATTTAATTCAAAACAATGAGAATTACGCAACAATTATGTATATTTATAACACACAACCAAATAGATATTAATTATGAAAAAACTAGTGACTACCTTTAAAGTTTTCGCCGTGTTATCGGTATTGGCATTCAACAGCTGCCAGAATGAAAACAACGAAATGAGCCAGCAGGAAATAGTTCAGGCTAAGGTAACGGTAAATGACCTGAAAAAAGAGATCACTTCTCTTCCTTCACAGACTGTTCCTGAAGCGGTACAAATTCAATTGGATGAATCCGGCAAAAATCTTGAATTGTATTTAAAAAATGATTTACAGATTGTTGGGGTAACTGTCCTTGGAAAAATTTCAGGCCAGAAAGGTATTGAACTTTCCAAAAGCCTTATTACAGATAAAGATCAGTTCATTGCATCCGGAAACATACTGGAACCATCCTCTGTAAAAATCGGGAAAATTGGAGATTTATATAGCGGCGATGATCTGACAACTGCCCAACAGGGATTAAAAGAGGCTGTCACTGAAGAAGTAAAACCAGGCATCAATGTGATGGAAGTAACATGGAACAGCAAAAGCGGGAAATTTACCACATTATGTTTCTATGGTGATTCGGGAATTATCTGGGATAATCTCTTTGGAGGTCTTGTTATGATGGATACTCGTGGAAATTCCGAAGCATCTGACGAAGCTTCTAAGGTAGCATCTAAATGGTATAAGCAGTGGTGGACTGCTAACTGGCTATGGGGCTCTAAGAGAGGTGAAGCAGGATATCAGATTACCATTTATTATTCAGGATCTACAGTTTCCAATGCAGATGTAAGTGACTGGGGATATATCAGTTTAGGAAAAGCAAAAAGCGAAAGTAAGATTACCAAAAAAACAGGTGCTTACGGGCAATGTCGTTATGCATTAGGACTTTGTACGCCTACGGGCTCTTTAAGCTTTAATTCTACTAATTTTTCTGTTTCATTCTCTGGATTAGGCAGTAATATTGTAAGTAACGGGACAAAATCCCTTTATCCATAATTTTTCATAAAAATCAGATTTCAACAGAAACGGGAAGCTCGCTGAGTTTCCCGTTTTATTTTATACAAAGGCTGTATCACATCCTGCTAAGCTCCTGCTTTTGATTTTAAAGCCTCTATTGCATTTTCTTTTAGTCCAAAAGTATTAGTCAGTATTTCATACAACTGCATATCATTTTCTATCGATATGGATTCTTTTTCACCATGATCAGAACGGATGTTCAACACATGGTCTGTATATGTATAGCGGACATTCTCATCTACTTTTGAAAGGATCAGTTTGTTCTTAAAATGAGAATCCGGATGAGTAGATAAATACCAGTTAGAGATCTCAAGATCAATGGGCTCTACATGCTCAAGAATGAAGCGATATACCGGAAACCATTGTTCTTTTAACATCCAGAGGGTGTAGGTTTCTTCTTGATGGGAAACTTTAAATATTCCATTGGGAGTTTTCTGCTGTTTTTCTTCATTTAAAAGAATCGGTGCCGTAAGTGTAGCCGTTCCAAATCCGCAATCTATGATATACTTTTCTCCTTCAAAATCAACAATAAGTAACAAATGGGTTTGCGCAGCAACACTGTCTTCCTGTCTGCCCCATACCACCCTTCCCAACTGAAGCTTTACGTTGAATCCTAAATATTTTAAAACTTCACTTAAAAGCAGATTTTGTTCGTAGCAATATCCACCGCGAGATTCTATAACCAGTTTTTTGAAAATATCATCTAAATTCAGAGAAGGAACCTTTCCTGTATAAGAATCAATATTCTCAAAAGGAATATACTTAGGATGAAGCTGATGTATTTTTTTCAACACCTCCATATTCAACTCCGGAATTCCGGTAAAATGAATCCGTTCAAAATATTTTTCCAGGTCTACTATATTCATAATTTGTTTTTTTGTTTCAAAAGTGAGCAAAACTGTTTCTGTAAAATTATTGAATAGATTAACCCAAAGCAGTAGACATGTTCAGAATAGAGCAAATCTATTGTTAATGAAAATCTTTTTTCGATGCTAAATCAACTCCATCTTTCCTTTTTTTCTGAAAAGCAGAATACGTAATCACTACACTGGCAGCCATTAAAATAAATGCTAAAAAGAAAGGTGCTCCGGAAAACTTGAATGGTGCTTCATCGTGGGTAAAATAGTAAAACAGATTCGTCATCATCGGAGGCCCGATAATAGAGGTAGCACTCATCAAACTTGTCAATGCTCCCTGAAGCTCTCCCTGTTCATTGGAAGGAACACTTTTTGTGATAACAGACTGTAAAGCAGGTCCGCAGATTCCTCCTAAACAATAAGGCACCAAAAACACAAACATCATCCAGCCTTCTGATGCAAAAGCAAACAACAACATTCCTACCGCATAGAAAGCCAATCCGTAATAAATACTTTTCTGTTCCCCCAGTCTTGGTGTTGTCCACCGGATAAGACCACCTTGTACAAGGCCTACCAATAATCCTACAACTCCTAATGAGATTCCCACCATTCTTTCCGTCCAGCCGAACTTATACATCGTAAAGAAACTCCAGTTACTTTGTACAGCATGACCTGCAATATAAATTAATATTAATGAAACGATCATTCCGGAAATTTCAGGGTGCTTCCCTAAAAACTTAAATGAACCTATAGGATTGGCTCGCTTCCAGTCAAATTCTCTTCTTTTATCTTTATCCAAACTTTCAGGAAGGATGAAATACCCATAAAGGAAATTAAGCAAACACAGACCTGCTGCAGCATAGAAAGGAACTCTGGCACCATAATGTCCAAGAACTCCACCCAGAACAGGTCCTATAATAAATCCAAGTCCAAAAGCTGCCCCTATCAGTCCAAAATTCTTGGCTCTGTCTTCATCAGTGGAAATATCTGCGATATAGGCACTGGCCGTTGTGACACTAGCGCCCGTAATTCCGGCAATAACCCTTCCTAAAAACAGCCACCAGATGGTAGGAGCTAAGGCAAGGAAGATATAATCTACTGCAAATCCAAAGAGAGAGATCAGAATAACGGGTCTTCGTCCGTATTTATCACTCAGGTTTCCAACAAGCGGAGAGAAAATAAATTGGGTAAATGCATAGGCAAATCCCAGCCAGCCACCATATTTTGCAGCTTCGCTGATATCTGCATGAATGAGTTCCTCAATCAATTTAGGAACAACAGGAATGATGATTCCCCATCCTGTAATATCTATCAGTAAAGTAATAAATATGAAGCCTATAGCTGCTTTTTTCTTTGAATTTTCCATGATGGTGCAAAATTAATCAAATCTGGAAAATAATGATTCTAAATTGCATCGTATTAAAGAAGTATAATAGTAAAAGTAAGCCCATATATTTGATAAGAACAAAATACCTGCTTCAAACTCATTGCTGAAGCAGGTAATTATCAATTAGAAACCACATGTATTAATTGCTGTTCAGCTTTGTATAGAGCACTCTGTTGGTGATGATACATTTGATCAGACAGCTTTGTTTTAAAGTTACCTTAACCACATTACTGTATTGATAAGCCGTTGTATTTCCGTTCAGTACAGATCTCACTCCTCTACGGTAATAGGTGGACTGGGTAACTGGCGGAGCATCATAGGCTGCAGATGTTGCATTCGTAATATTCGAGAATGTTATATTATCTATGGAACTTTGCCACTGATATTCTGCAGCACCACTCACCTGTGCAGCAGCAGTCTGGCTAAATGCTGCAGGATCATTACTGATATCCATACACACGGTCTGGTCTGCGGCAATAGTCCCGGGAACATTTACGGAGTTTACAAAAAGTCGACCAGCAGTAGAGATTGCCTGGAAGGAGCATGTATGAAAACTGGAGTTGGCCACCACTCTGTATTGATTATTATTAAAACCTACCGGAACATTGTTAATGGTTAGGGTTGATGAAGTAACATTCGCATAGTTTGGTCCATTGGTCAGATTGGTCCATGTACTTCCGATAAGAACCTGCCACTGGTAGGTTATAGTATCCGGTGTTTCATCTGTAGGTGTATTATTAATCACAGCAGTCATCGTTGTAGATCCGCCAACAGCTACCGTTTTATCAGTAGGCTGAGACAGAAAGGTCATCGGGGCAAGATAATACTCAGAAAGGATATTGTACACCCTCATTTGGCTGAATGAGAATCCAATGCCTATAGCTTCACCAAAAGCAAGCTGTACTTCATCCCAGGCTGCCGTAGGAATTACTTTAATGATTCTTCGTTCCTGGTTATCACCAAAATCAAAGAAAAAATGTCCGTTAATCCCTGTACGATAGACCTCCTGTCCATTGTTATAGAAAACAAAGTTTCCACCGTTAAAACTTGGGTTAAAATTGAATCCATCTGAGGCAAAGTCAATATAAACCGGCTTATTTGCCTGAAAATCTGCTCCACTGGTTCCTACTCCTACATACATACTGCAGAAAAGGCCAGCGCCTGTACCCGGCTTCAAAGAGGCAAATGAATTGACATCAG
The sequence above is a segment of the Chryseobacterium culicis genome. Coding sequences within it:
- a CDS encoding tRNA (cytidine(34)-2'-O)-methyltransferase is translated as MLNIVLVEPEIPNNTGNIGRLCVGTESRLHLIHPFGFVINDKNLKRSGLDYWVHLDVSEYADVDEWVKTIPDQSRVFLMSSHAEKSYLETDFQDGDWLVFGKESVGLSKEVLDRFENHLTIPMSKLIRSFNIANSVAFVVGEAKRQISLK
- a CDS encoding tetratricopeptide repeat protein; this translates as MKKTLLAVTSLCFFISSYAQDKKLAEECFNKADYKCAEEQYLKLAEKEQIQKFQSEYYDYLGTAQRRLGKTTQAFKSYESALKANPMSVSVYANLSSLYSQKGNKIKALEYIEKGLQVNAETPDLYLTRSKIYDSQGKKDLAIKDLNQILTFAPDNLFAKTGLANLKKNNGDLDGALKDYNKLLAEKPESLLYNGRADVYFKMKKYKEALADANKAISIDPKFAQSYVSKAMILMDTSKLKEACENFDKAVTLGYEKAVLTDVYAKCIKK
- a CDS encoding phosphatase PAP2 family protein — protein: MEEIIQEDKKVFLYLNNLGDSSFDQFWMLISSTWIWVPLYIIFLYFLYKNHKLRSLVFILIFLAIGATVSDQLASVFKYGVARLRPCHDPTLEHHMRIVKCGGQFGFYSAHASNTFFLASFLSILLKNKLKWFPYAIFVWAIVVSYSRIYLGVHFPIDILVGAFVGSLLGVIFGALAKKVINKQTITS
- a CDS encoding twin-arginine translocase TatA/TatE family subunit — translated: MELSIGEMALIAIAIVVLFGPDKLPQIARDLGAGVRKMRGAVEDIKTEIMKETDNPVSEIKREIEKVKDAAKDFNPMNDIKKDILTEPTSVASNEPPKPKPADDETYEGPVSR
- a CDS encoding arylamine N-acetyltransferase family protein; the encoded protein is MNIVDLEKYFERIHFTGIPELNMEVLKKIHQLHPKYIPFENIDSYTGKVPSLNLDDIFKKLVIESRGGYCYEQNLLLSEVLKYLGFNVKLQLGRVVWGRQEDSVAAQTHLLLIVDFEGEKYIIDCGFGTATLTAPILLNEEKQQKTPNGIFKVSHQEETYTLWMLKEQWFPVYRFILEHVEPIDLEISNWYLSTHPDSHFKNKLILSKVDENVRYTYTDHVLNIRSDHGEKESISIENDMQLYEILTNTFGLKENAIEALKSKAGA
- a CDS encoding TCR/Tet family MFS transporter, with protein sequence MENSKKKAAIGFIFITLLIDITGWGIIIPVVPKLIEELIHADISEAAKYGGWLGFAYAFTQFIFSPLVGNLSDKYGRRPVILISLFGFAVDYIFLALAPTIWWLFLGRVIAGITGASVTTASAYIADISTDEDRAKNFGLIGAAFGLGFIIGPVLGGVLGHYGARVPFYAAAGLCLLNFLYGYFILPESLDKDKRREFDWKRANPIGSFKFLGKHPEISGMIVSLILIYIAGHAVQSNWSFFTMYKFGWTERMVGISLGVVGLLVGLVQGGLIRWTTPRLGEQKSIYYGLAFYAVGMLLFAFASEGWMMFVFLVPYCLGGICGPALQSVITKSVPSNEQGELQGALTSLMSATSIIGPPMMTNLFYYFTHDEAPFKFSGAPFFLAFILMAASVVITYSAFQKKRKDGVDLASKKDFH